In the bacterium genome, CCAGATCGAAGTTGACCGAATTTACAACTTGGCCTGTCCGGCTTCCCCACCCTTCTACCAATCTGACCCCATCAAGACCACAAAAACCAGTGTGCTAGGATCTCTGAACCTTCTTGAACTTGCCGCAACTAGTGGCGCAAGAATTCTCCAAGCCTCAACCAGCGAGATTTACGGCGACCCTTTGGAACACCCGCAAAGTGAAACCTACTGGGGAAACGTGAATCCTATCGGAATACGTTCCTGCTATGACGAAGGCAAAAGAGTTGCAGAAACACTCTTCTTTGACTATATGCGACAAGAGCAGGTGGAAATCAAAGTTGTTCGTATCTTCAACACCTACGGACCTAATATGCGCCCGGATGACGGTCGTGTTATCAGCAACTTTATAACACAAGCACTCACCAACCAGCCATTGACTGTCCATGGATCGGGTCAGCAGACTCGAAGTTTCTGTTATGTCGATGATTTGGTGAAAGGGTTGATATCCGTAATGAACTCCGCAGCCGATCTCACTGGTCCGTTCAATCTAGGCAATCCAAATGAATTCAAAATCATCGAATTGGTCGAACTGATTCGGGAGCTCATTGGCGAAGGTATTCAGGTCACGTTTCGCCCACTCCCGCAGGACGACCCAAAACAGCGACGGCCAGACATCAATTTGGCATTTAACACACTTGGGTGGCAACCTGTTGTCGCACTTGAGGATGGCCTTCCGCAGACTATCGCTTATTTCAAGGAGAGAATTGCCTCAGTCTAAGTTGTAACACGAGGTAGATTACTGAACCGAAATGTAATAGAGCAAGTCACGTTGGCAAGTGAGAAACGTCAGGTGCCGGGGACGCAACGCCAGCAGAACTGCCTGTATCGTTAGTAGTGGCCGCTTGACTGCGAACCTTATCGTAATAGTGAAGAACATTCAGCCTATAGAAGATTCCAAGAGTGTCGACTAACATTCCACGCACAGCTTTAATTGAGATAGTTGAGGTAAATCTGCGCTGTATAATTACAGGAACCTCAATAATTTCTCGATAGCCAAGGCGCCTGGCCACAACGAAAAACTCTAAGTCAAATGCGAAGCGCTTTTCAACCATTAGGGGCAAAACGTTGGCAACAACTTCCCTTCTCAACACCTTTAATCCTGTTTGGGTGTCTGTGACCGAAAGATGGAAAAGAGTACGTATCAGCTGCTGGTAACCCCATGAATAGACTCTCCGCAACTTCGGATAATAGACCATAGAATTTGGATGCCGCTTGCTGCCGGTAATAATATCAGGCTCAGACGCCCTAATCACCTCAACAATTCCCATCAGTTCCATCGCAGGGAT is a window encoding:
- a CDS encoding SDR family oxidoreductase, producing the protein MRNLVTGGAGFIGSHLCRALLDKGEEVICLDNLSSGQIRNVQVLEAYARFSFIESDITDHIQIEVDRIYNLACPASPPFYQSDPIKTTKTSVLGSLNLLELAATSGARILQASTSEIYGDPLEHPQSETYWGNVNPIGIRSCYDEGKRVAETLFFDYMRQEQVEIKVVRIFNTYGPNMRPDDGRVISNFITQALTNQPLTVHGSGQQTRSFCYVDDLVKGLISVMNSAADLTGPFNLGNPNEFKIIELVELIRELIGEGIQVTFRPLPQDDPKQRRPDINLAFNTLGWQPVVALEDGLPQTIAYFKERIASV